From the Nodularia sp. NIES-3585 genome, one window contains:
- a CDS encoding competence/damage-inducible protein A — protein MSAEIICVGTELLLGDILNSNSQFLAQQLAQLGIPHYYQTVVGDNPKRLKEVIEIAISRAQILIFTGGLGPTPDDLTCETIADFFGVPLTERPEIIEDITQKFAQRGRVMTPTNRKQALIPQGADILPNPTGTAPGIIWQPRPEIMLFTFPGVPSEMHRMWSDTAVPFLKNQGWGQEIIHSRSLKFWGIGESALAEKVAPYFNLPNPTVAPYAGKGEVRLRISAKAASEAAAEVLISPVEKQLKDIAGLDYYGSNDETVASVVGNLLRLSGERLSVAESCTGGGLGQMLTDSSGSSDYFWGGVISYDNSVKVGLLGVNPDDLDKFGAVSATVAEQMAMGVKTRLSTSWGLSITGIAGPTGGTESKPVGLVYIGLAGPKDEVASFEYRFGAMRGRALIRHVSGTTALDLLRRKLIVRNS, from the coding sequence ATGAGTGCAGAAATTATTTGTGTCGGTACTGAACTGCTGCTAGGGGATATCCTCAACAGTAATTCTCAATTTTTAGCGCAACAATTAGCCCAACTAGGGATTCCCCACTACTATCAAACAGTAGTTGGCGATAACCCAAAACGATTAAAGGAAGTTATAGAAATTGCTATATCAAGAGCGCAAATTCTCATTTTCACAGGTGGTCTTGGCCCCACACCTGATGACCTCACCTGTGAAACCATCGCCGATTTTTTTGGCGTTCCCTTGACAGAACGTCCAGAAATTATCGAAGACATCACTCAGAAATTTGCCCAACGTGGTCGGGTAATGACCCCCACTAACCGCAAACAAGCTTTAATCCCCCAAGGTGCAGATATTTTACCTAACCCCACGGGTACAGCACCGGGGATTATTTGGCAACCCCGCCCTGAGATCATGCTTTTTACCTTTCCTGGTGTCCCATCAGAAATGCATCGGATGTGGTCAGATACAGCAGTACCTTTTCTCAAAAACCAAGGTTGGGGACAGGAAATTATACATAGCCGGAGTTTAAAGTTTTGGGGTATTGGTGAATCGGCTTTAGCGGAAAAAGTTGCACCCTACTTTAACTTGCCTAATCCCACAGTAGCCCCTTATGCAGGTAAAGGTGAAGTCAGACTGCGAATTTCTGCCAAGGCGGCTTCAGAAGCGGCGGCTGAAGTGTTGATTTCACCTGTGGAAAAACAGCTTAAAGACATTGCAGGATTAGATTATTATGGTTCTAATGATGAAACTGTAGCTTCTGTAGTTGGTAATTTATTGCGTTTATCAGGGGAAAGGCTATCGGTGGCAGAATCCTGTACCGGTGGTGGCTTAGGGCAAATGTTGACCGATAGTTCTGGCAGTTCTGATTACTTTTGGGGAGGAGTAATTTCTTATGATAATTCGGTGAAGGTGGGTTTACTGGGAGTTAACCCAGATGACTTAGATAAATTTGGGGCTGTGAGTGCTACTGTTGCAGAACAAATGGCAATGGGTGTAAAAACCCGTCTTTCAACGTCTTGGGGATTAAGTATCACTGGTATTGCTGGCCCGACTGGCGGAACAGAGTCTAAGCCAGTGGGTTTAGTTTACATCGGTTTAGCTGGGCCAAAGGATGAAGTGGCCAGTTTTGAGTATCGGTTTGGCGCGATGCGGGGACGTGCTTTAATTCGTCATGTGAGTGGTACCACGGCGTTAGATTTACTGCGGCGCAAATTGATCGTTCGTAATTCGTAA
- a CDS encoding tellurite resistance TerB family protein, whose protein sequence is MTKYDKIFNSTKTTEESLSPEEAVAAIAVVTEMADLSIDEVDAEVLASILWDFEVFEEYSEDEIAQIVDRLIGIAEDEGLGTLFNVASKSLSDELVLDAFAVGVMVIIDEDDLIIPKQKQPYLKQLQEALELEDEEAHEIVQEVIAAYQEAENEIYLDDEEDTVIVRDYGDEVYESPSGNFSVPIPVDPQQGGKVESEDGVVGFFDNFGTMLRIDYYPISSEQLEEVESIGQEEYLQSILLNKYVPEAIFTNMPKAEVRYTEYLKDAVEGSYFALIDMPKGSTISQSKNNGTATRLDAYRGLLAFMNSNYLYIVSSQHSFFNGEKPSSIKEEAEEIKENILEFVETIEFIETE, encoded by the coding sequence GTGACTAAATATGACAAGATTTTTAATTCCACAAAGACCACAGAAGAATCACTGAGTCCAGAAGAAGCCGTAGCCGCGATCGCAGTTGTCACGGAAATGGCTGATTTATCTATAGACGAGGTGGACGCAGAAGTTTTAGCGAGTATTCTTTGGGACTTTGAGGTTTTTGAAGAATATTCAGAAGATGAAATTGCCCAAATAGTGGATAGACTCATAGGCATCGCAGAAGATGAGGGACTAGGAACCCTATTTAATGTCGCCAGTAAAAGCCTTTCAGATGAACTAGTTCTAGATGCTTTTGCCGTTGGGGTAATGGTAATTATAGATGAAGACGATTTAATTATCCCCAAACAAAAACAACCCTATCTCAAACAGTTACAGGAAGCCTTGGAACTTGAAGATGAAGAAGCCCATGAAATCGTACAGGAAGTAATTGCTGCCTATCAAGAAGCAGAAAACGAAATTTACCTAGACGACGAAGAAGACACAGTCATAGTCAGAGATTATGGCGATGAGGTATATGAATCGCCCTCTGGTAATTTTTCAGTCCCGATTCCTGTTGATCCACAGCAGGGAGGTAAGGTAGAAAGTGAAGACGGGGTAGTTGGCTTTTTTGATAACTTCGGTACTATGCTGAGAATTGATTATTACCCCATATCCTCAGAACAATTAGAAGAAGTAGAATCTATTGGACAAGAAGAATATTTGCAATCAATTCTACTAAACAAGTATGTTCCAGAAGCAATTTTTACAAATATGCCAAAAGCTGAAGTCAGGTATACTGAATATTTGAAAGATGCAGTTGAAGGTTCTTACTTTGCCCTCATCGATATGCCCAAAGGTTCAACAATTTCCCAGTCAAAAAATAACGGCACAGCCACCAGACTAGATGCATACAGAGGACTTCTCGCATTTATGAACTCTAACTATTTGTATATAGTTAGCAGCCAGCACAGCTTTTTTAATGGTGAAAAACCAAGTTCTATTAAAGAAGAAGCCGAGGAGATTAAGGAGAATATTTTAGAGTTTGTGGAAACTATAGAGTTCATAGAAACTGAATAA
- a CDS encoding alpha-amylase family glycosyl hydrolase: MVNPPSQSSPDQYTVDSAGTEVESLIQTPPADTEIDLEFLYTRDIEFRQETIYFLVVDRFYEGDPENSKGSNSDLYDGTAQDWGKYWGGDLQGVIDKLDYLKNMGVTAVWLTPLFEQVDDLFINNAAMHGYWTKDFKRINPRYIAKGENPSLNETQSAKNTTFDRLIAELHNRKMKLVLDIVCNHSTPDTNGSKGELYDDGVKIADFNNDVNHWYHHYGEVQDWEDDWQVQNCELAGLATFNENNTEYRQYIKSAIKQWLDRGVDALRVDTVKHMPIWFWQEFTGDMTNHKPDIFIFGEWIYNHPSDDLSVEFANNSGMTMLDFGLCMAIRSALAQGAENGFQAIQEIFDQDYRYNGATELITFIDNHDMCRFQSLNPDPAMLKVAIALIMTVRGIPCIYYGTEQYLHNDTDGGNDPYNRPMMEKWDTESEIYRVLRLLSGLRRLNPAISMGSQWQKYLTPDIYCYTRRYRDSVCFVALNRGGEATLPEVETELPDGEHTCLITRNKYEVKDGKVYNLPLEERGVIVFSHVGERIKGQTIVRVQLNGVYTQPGETIVVTGDCPELGNWDISKAYPLEYINSNTWFAEIPFDESTGNLISYKYAMWREGRSPLRENLVNRRWVIAKEGTVKWRDIWASGRES, translated from the coding sequence ATGGTAAACCCTCCATCTCAGTCCTCACCAGACCAATACACAGTAGATTCTGCTGGTACAGAAGTAGAATCTCTGATCCAAACACCGCCAGCAGATACTGAAATCGATTTAGAGTTCCTTTACACCAGAGATATTGAATTTCGCCAAGAAACTATTTACTTTCTGGTGGTAGATCGGTTTTATGAAGGTGATCCAGAGAACAGCAAAGGTAGTAACTCTGACCTTTACGATGGTACTGCACAAGATTGGGGTAAATACTGGGGTGGCGACTTGCAAGGTGTCATCGATAAATTGGACTACTTAAAAAATATGGGAGTGACGGCTGTTTGGTTAACTCCCCTGTTTGAACAAGTGGACGATTTGTTTATTAATAATGCCGCAATGCATGGTTATTGGACAAAAGACTTTAAGCGCATCAATCCGCGCTACATTGCCAAGGGAGAAAATCCGTCTTTAAACGAAACCCAATCAGCTAAAAATACGACATTTGATCGGTTAATTGCCGAACTTCACAACCGCAAGATGAAGCTGGTGCTGGATATTGTCTGCAATCACAGTACCCCTGATACTAACGGTAGTAAGGGTGAATTATATGATGATGGTGTGAAAATTGCTGACTTCAATAATGATGTGAATCACTGGTATCATCATTATGGGGAAGTGCAAGACTGGGAAGATGATTGGCAAGTGCAAAATTGTGAACTAGCTGGTTTGGCTACGTTCAATGAAAATAATACTGAATATCGCCAGTATATCAAGTCAGCAATTAAACAATGGCTAGACCGGGGTGTTGATGCATTACGGGTGGATACTGTCAAGCATATGCCGATTTGGTTTTGGCAAGAATTCACTGGTGATATGACCAATCACAAGCCAGATATATTTATTTTTGGTGAATGGATTTATAACCATCCTAGTGATGATTTATCGGTAGAATTTGCCAATAACTCCGGCATGACCATGCTAGACTTTGGGCTATGTATGGCGATTCGTTCGGCATTAGCACAGGGTGCAGAAAACGGATTTCAAGCAATTCAAGAGATTTTTGACCAGGATTATCGTTACAATGGGGCGACTGAGTTAATCACTTTCATCGATAACCATGATATGTGCCGCTTCCAATCGCTGAACCCTGATCCGGCAATGTTGAAGGTGGCGATCGCACTGATTATGACAGTTCGTGGTATCCCCTGCATATATTACGGTACAGAACAGTATCTCCACAATGATACTGATGGCGGTAACGACCCTTACAACCGCCCGATGATGGAAAAGTGGGATACTGAAAGTGAAATTTATCGTGTTCTCAGATTGCTGTCTGGTTTACGACGGCTGAATCCAGCTATCTCAATGGGTAGTCAGTGGCAAAAATACCTCACCCCTGATATTTACTGCTATACACGCCGCTATCGTGATTCTGTATGTTTTGTCGCACTGAATCGGGGAGGAGAGGCGACTTTACCAGAAGTAGAAACAGAACTACCTGATGGTGAACATACCTGTTTGATTACGCGTAATAAATATGAAGTCAAAGACGGTAAAGTTTATAATTTGCCACTGGAAGAACGGGGAGTGATTGTTTTTAGCCACGTTGGGGAACGAATCAAAGGGCAAACTATCGTCAGGGTACAACTGAATGGCGTATATACCCAACCCGGTGAAACCATTGTAGTAACTGGAGACTGTCCAGAGTTAGGCAACTGGGATATCAGCAAGGCTTATCCCTTAGAGTACATTAACTCTAACACCTGGTTTGCAGAGATTCCCTTTGATGAAAGTACAGGTAACTTGATTAGTTATAAATATGCCATGTGGCGCGAAGGGCGATCGCCTCTGCGGGAAAATCTCGTTAATCGCCGTTGGGTAATTGCCAAAGAAGGCACTGTAAAATGGCGTGACATCTGGGCATCAGGGCGGGAATCTTAG
- the ppsA gene encoding phosphoenolpyruvate synthase gives MVTVSQNTLTQTDKERSLILWFDEVGIADIPLVGGKNASLGEMIQQLTPQGVNVPTGFATTAYAYRYFIESAGLEAKLRKLFADLDIEDVKNLRVRGKQARSLLMHTRFPVELRDAIASAYLKLCEQYNPDTDVAVRSSATAEDLPDASFAGQQESYLNVVSVEGVLAACHRCFASIFTDRAISYRHTKGFDHFSIALAVGVQKMVRSDLATSGVMFSIDTETGFKDAALITAAYGLGENVVQGTINPDEYYVFKPTLKAGFRPIIDKKLGSKELKMIYDDGSKFTKNVAVSTIEQGKFALSDAEILQLAHWACLIEDHYSQTHGNYSPMDIEWAKDGITNQLFIVQARPETVQSQKTGNVLRSYHFVHTEKETKLPHPLVTGRAVGEAISQGKVHLILDVNKIDQFQAGDVLVTERTDPDWEPIMKRASAIVTNSGGRTCHAAIIARELGVPAIVGCSNGTEVLKTGQEVTISCAEGDEGKVYPGLLPFEVKEVLLENLPRTRTQILMNVGNPQEALSLSAIPNDGVGLARTEFIIANQIQIHPMALIHYEKLEDEFVKTKINQITALYDDKPQYFVDKLAQGIGRIAAAFYPKPVIVRMSDFKSNEYANLLGGHQFEPKEENPMLGWRGAARYYDQGYKEAFALECQSIKRVRDEMGLTNVIPMIPFCRTPDEGRLVLAEMAKNNLKQSVNDLQVYVMCELPNNVIMADEFAEVFDGFSIGSNDLTQLTLGIDRDSALVARLFDERSQGVKRMVKMAIESAKKHHRKIGICGQAPSDYPEFAQFLVEQGIDSISLNPDSVLKTMLEIAKVEQNNVND, from the coding sequence ATGGTTACGGTATCTCAAAACACATTGACTCAAACTGACAAAGAGCGATCGCTGATTCTCTGGTTTGATGAAGTTGGTATTGCTGATATACCGCTAGTTGGGGGGAAAAATGCCTCACTAGGGGAAATGATTCAACAGTTGACACCCCAAGGCGTTAACGTTCCCACAGGATTTGCTACTACTGCATATGCTTATCGGTATTTCATCGAGTCAGCTGGGTTAGAAGCCAAGTTACGCAAACTATTTGCGGATTTAGATATTGAGGATGTCAAAAATTTGCGGGTACGGGGAAAACAAGCGCGATCGCTACTGATGCATACACGGTTTCCTGTAGAATTAAGGGATGCGATCGCCTCAGCATATCTGAAACTCTGCGAACAATACAACCCAGATACAGATGTTGCCGTCCGTTCTAGCGCCACAGCCGAAGACCTCCCCGATGCTAGTTTTGCCGGACAGCAAGAAAGTTACCTAAATGTTGTCAGTGTTGAAGGAGTTTTAGCGGCTTGTCATCGATGCTTTGCTTCTATATTCACCGACCGCGCCATTTCCTATCGCCACACCAAAGGATTTGATCACTTTAGCATTGCCCTCGCCGTCGGTGTACAAAAAATGGTGCGTTCTGACTTAGCCACCTCTGGGGTGATGTTCTCCATTGACACCGAAACCGGATTTAAAGATGCAGCACTGATTACAGCCGCCTACGGTTTAGGCGAAAACGTAGTTCAAGGAACCATTAACCCAGATGAATACTATGTTTTCAAGCCGACATTAAAAGCAGGTTTCCGCCCCATTATCGATAAAAAATTGGGCAGCAAAGAACTGAAAATGATTTATGATGACGGCTCAAAATTCACGAAAAATGTCGCCGTCTCCACCATAGAACAAGGTAAATTTGCTCTCAGTGATGCAGAAATTTTACAACTAGCACATTGGGCTTGTTTAATAGAAGACCATTATTCCCAAACCCACGGTAATTACTCTCCAATGGATATTGAGTGGGCAAAAGACGGAATTACCAATCAGCTTTTTATTGTCCAAGCCCGTCCCGAAACAGTCCAGTCTCAGAAAACAGGAAACGTGCTGCGGAGTTATCATTTCGTTCACACAGAGAAGGAAACAAAATTACCCCATCCCCTAGTCACCGGTCGGGCTGTGGGAGAAGCCATTAGTCAAGGTAAAGTCCATCTCATTTTAGATGTGAACAAAATCGACCAATTCCAAGCTGGGGATGTGTTAGTCACAGAGAGAACAGACCCCGACTGGGAACCAATTATGAAACGCGCCAGCGCCATTGTCACCAACTCCGGGGGGCGCACCTGTCACGCGGCGATTATTGCGCGAGAATTGGGAGTCCCGGCAATTGTCGGCTGTAGCAATGGCACAGAAGTCTTAAAAACTGGTCAAGAGGTGACGATTTCTTGCGCCGAGGGAGATGAAGGCAAAGTTTATCCTGGCTTATTACCCTTTGAAGTGAAAGAAGTTCTCTTAGAAAACTTACCCCGCACCCGGACTCAAATTTTAATGAATGTGGGTAATCCTCAAGAAGCATTAAGTTTATCTGCAATTCCCAATGATGGCGTAGGTTTAGCCCGCACAGAATTTATTATCGCCAACCAAATCCAAATTCATCCGATGGCTTTGATTCACTATGAGAAGTTAGAAGATGAATTTGTCAAAACCAAAATAAATCAAATCACTGCCCTTTACGACGATAAACCCCAGTATTTTGTTGATAAATTAGCCCAAGGTATCGGGAGAATTGCGGCGGCTTTTTATCCTAAGCCAGTAATTGTAAGAATGTCGGATTTCAAAAGTAATGAATATGCTAATCTTTTAGGTGGTCACCAATTTGAACCCAAAGAAGAAAACCCCATGCTGGGTTGGCGTGGTGCAGCGCGTTACTATGATCAAGGATATAAAGAAGCTTTTGCTTTAGAGTGTCAATCTATCAAACGAGTTCGTGACGAAATGGGTTTGACTAACGTTATCCCGATGATTCCCTTCTGTCGCACTCCCGATGAAGGACGTTTAGTGTTGGCGGAAATGGCAAAAAATAATTTAAAACAGAGTGTGAACGACTTGCAAGTTTATGTAATGTGCGAGTTACCCAATAATGTGATTATGGCTGATGAGTTTGCAGAGGTGTTTGATGGCTTTTCCATTGGTTCCAATGATTTAACTCAGCTAACATTAGGCATAGATAGAGATTCAGCATTAGTAGCGCGGTTATTTGATGAACGCAGTCAGGGTGTGAAGCGCATGGTGAAAATGGCCATAGAATCTGCAAAAAAACATCACCGCAAAATCGGGATTTGTGGACAAGCACCCAGCGATTACCCAGAATTTGCCCAGTTTTTAGTAGAACAGGGAATTGATTCTATTAGTCTGAATCCAGATTCAGTTTTAAAAACGATGCTGGAAATTGCCAAAGTAGAGCAAAACAACGTAAATGATTAA
- a CDS encoding Rpn family recombination-promoting nuclease/putative transposase has protein sequence MFDNICKFIAETFSTDLATWLLGTPVELTELSPKELSLEPIRADALILLQSDEVVLHLEFQTQPDASIPFRMADYRLRVYRRFPQKRMRQVVIYLTETKSEEVYKNTFNIDGLHHEFTVIRLWEQPTEVFLGTPGLLPFAVLSNTNNQTNTLQAVADEINNISDRRMQSNLAASTAVLAGLVLKQDVIQRLLRKDMMRESVIYQLIKTEGLEEGRQAGREEGKQEGKQEGSQEKAEQIALNLLAEGMTIAAIARITGLSEEVVQQLQQQQGDS, from the coding sequence ATGTTTGACAACATCTGCAAGTTCATCGCCGAAACATTTTCTACGGACTTGGCTACATGGCTACTAGGAACACCCGTAGAATTGACTGAGTTAAGTCCCAAGGAATTATCTTTAGAACCGATTCGCGCTGACGCATTGATACTACTGCAATCAGATGAAGTGGTTCTACATCTGGAATTTCAAACCCAGCCTGATGCTTCTATTCCCTTTCGCATGGCGGATTATCGCCTACGCGTGTATCGGCGCTTTCCCCAAAAACGAATGCGTCAAGTAGTAATTTATCTGACTGAGACAAAATCAGAAGAGGTGTATAAAAATACATTTAATATCGATGGTTTACATCATGAATTTACGGTAATTCGCTTGTGGGAACAACCAACAGAGGTATTTTTGGGAACGCCGGGTTTACTGCCATTTGCGGTGTTAAGTAATACGAATAATCAAACCAATACATTACAAGCGGTAGCTGATGAAATTAATAATATTTCCGACCGGCGAATGCAAAGTAATCTGGCAGCATCCACAGCAGTTTTAGCTGGGTTAGTATTGAAACAAGATGTGATTCAACGCTTACTAAGGAAGGATATGATGCGCGAGTCAGTGATTTATCAATTGATTAAAACTGAAGGTTTGGAAGAAGGTAGACAGGCAGGTAGAGAAGAAGGTAAACAGGAAGGTAAACAGGAAGGTAGTCAGGAGAAAGCCGAGCAAATTGCCCTCAACTTGCTAGCAGAAGGCATGACAATTGCCGCGATCGCTCGCATCACTGGTTTATCTGAGGAAGTAGTACAACAGTTACAGCAACAACAAGGTGATTCTTAA
- a CDS encoding Rpn family recombination-promoting nuclease/putative transposase: protein MFDNICKFIAETFSTDLATWLLGTPVELTELSPKELSLEPIRADALILLQSDEVVLHLEFQTQPDASIPFRMADYRLRVYRRFPQKRMRQVVIYLTETKSEEVYKNTFTIDGLHHEFTVIRLWEQPTEVFLGTPGLLPFAVLSNTNNQTNTLQAVADEINNISDRRMQSNLAASTAVLAGLVLKQDVIQRLLRKDMMRESVIYQLIKTEGLEEGRQKVNKKVNKKVDKKSPSTC, encoded by the coding sequence ATGTTTGACAACATCTGTAAGTTCATCGCCGAAACGTTTTCTACGGACTTGGCTACATGGCTACTAGGAACACCCGTAGAATTAACTGAGTTAAGTCCCAAAGAATTATCTTTAGAACCTATACGTGCAGACGCTTTGATATTACTGCAATCAGATGAAGTGGTTCTACATCTGGAATTTCAAACCCAGCCTGATGCGTCTATTCCCTTTCGCATGGCGGACTATCGCTTAAGGGTGTATCGGCGCTTTCCCCAAAAACGAATGCGTCAAGTAGTAATTTATCTGACTGAGACAAAATCAGAAGAGGTGTATAAAAATACATTTACTATCGATGGTTTACACCATGAATTTACAGTAATTCGCCTGTGGGAACAACCAACAGAGGTATTTTTGGGAACGCCGGGTTTACTGCCATTTGCGGTGTTAAGTAATACGAATAATCAAACCAATACATTACAAGCGGTAGCTGATGAAATTAATAATATTTCCGACCGGCGAATGCAAAGTAATCTGGCAGCATCCACAGCAGTTTTAGCTGGGTTAGTATTGAAACAAGATGTGATTCAACGCTTACTAAGGAAGGATATGATGCGCGAGTCAGTGATTTATCAATTGATTAAAACTGAAGGTTTGGAAGAAGGTAGACAGAAGGTAAACAAGAAGGTAAACAAGAAAGTAGACAAGAAATCGCCATCAACTTGCTAG
- a CDS encoding Rpn family recombination-promoting nuclease/putative transposase, which yields MFDNICKFIAETFSTDLATWLLGTPVELTELSPKELSLEPIRADALILLQSDEVVLHLEFQTQPDASIPFRMADYRLRVYRRFPQKRMRQVVIYLTETKSEEVYKNTFNIDGLHHEFTVIRLWEQPTEVFLRTAGLLPFAVLSNTNNQTNTLQAVADEINNISDRRMQSNLAASTAVLAGLVLKQEVIQRLLRKDMMRESVIYQLIKTEGLEEGRQEGKQEGKQEGIQEKAEQIAFNLLAEGMTIAAIARITGLSEEVVQQLQQQQGDS from the coding sequence ATGTTTGACAACATCTGTAAGTTCATCGCCGAAACATTTTCTACGGACTTGGCTACATGGCTACTAGGAACACCCGTAGAATTAACTGAGTTAAGTCCCAAAGAATTATCTTTAGAACCGATTCGTGCAGACGCTTTGATACTACTGCAATCAGATGAAGTGGTTCTACATCTGGAATTCCAAACCCAGCCTGATGCGTCTATTCCCTTTCGCATGGCGGATTATCGCCTACGCGTGTATCGGCGCTTTCCCCAAAAACGAATGCGTCAAGTAGTAATTTATCTGACTGAGACAAAATCAGAAGAGGTGTATAAAAATACATTTAATATCGATGGTTTACACCATGAATTTACAGTAATTCGCCTGTGGGAACAACCAACAGAGGTATTTTTGAGAACAGCGGGGTTACTACCATTTGCGGTATTAAGTAATACGAATAATCAAACCAATACATTGCAAGCGGTGGCGGATGAAATTAATAATATTTCCGACCGGCGAATGCAAAGTAATCTGGCAGCATCCACAGCAGTTTTAGCTGGGTTAGTATTGAAACAAGAAGTGATTCAACGCTTACTAAGGAAGGATATGATGCGCGAGTCAGTGATTTATCAATTGATTAAAACTGAAGGTTTGGAAGAAGGTAGACAAGAAGGTAAACAAGAAGGTAAACAAGAAGGTATTCAGGAGAAAGCCGAGCAAATTGCCTTCAACTTGCTAGCAGAAGGCATGACAATTGCCGCGATCGCTCGCATCACTGGTTTATCTGAGGAAGTAGTACAACAGTTACAGCAACAACAAGGTGATTCTTAA
- a CDS encoding dolichyl-phosphate-mannose--protein mannosyltransferase, protein MTKKWFQLGLLSVFLLSLFLRFWGLERFNTLVFDEVYFAKFGNNYLTNTPFFNVHPPLSQYIIGIGIWIGSHLPFGQDTVNQLTGSVRSPWSYRWLNALTGSFIPLVIAAIAYQLNRSYRFALLAGLFTACDGLFLVESRYALNNIYIVIFGLLGQCFLLLALNKQNQQRSWWLVLAGISFGASAATKWNGLWFLLGAYFIWVAAYIIRGIQSFPDTPILLTSPATFIRQTKIFLKNWYRTWLDINKISPEIALQTPLQNLTQINIWQMLFYLGIIPAIVYSIIWIPHLQLDRRYGFIAVHQKILSFHLQMGGNTANVHPYCAAWYKWPLMNRPIAYYYQRAESVSQPLSALQPPLPTGTGKIIYDVHAMGNPFLWWFGVAALLFLAAMIVLQVVIPWCQQKHFSLPANLAVHTWIALYLVLNYAANLLPWVKVTRCVFIYHYMSAVVFVFLAIAWFVDQCLSSYYREIRAVGVTITFLIIAAFIFWMPLYLGLPLSPEAYKIRMWFNTWI, encoded by the coding sequence ATGACTAAAAAGTGGTTTCAACTTGGGCTATTAAGTGTCTTTCTCCTATCACTATTTTTACGGTTTTGGGGATTAGAGCGATTTAACACTCTAGTATTTGATGAAGTTTACTTTGCCAAATTTGGTAATAATTATCTCACTAATACACCATTTTTTAATGTTCATCCACCATTGAGTCAATATATTATTGGCATTGGAATTTGGATTGGCAGTCATCTTCCCTTTGGGCAAGATACAGTAAATCAACTCACAGGTTCAGTGCGATCGCCTTGGAGTTATCGTTGGTTAAATGCCCTAACTGGCTCATTTATTCCTTTAGTTATCGCTGCTATTGCCTATCAATTAAATCGTAGTTATCGCTTTGCTTTACTGGCAGGTTTATTTACAGCTTGTGATGGTTTATTTTTAGTTGAATCTCGTTATGCTTTAAATAATATTTATATTGTCATCTTTGGTTTATTAGGGCAATGCTTTTTACTATTAGCATTAAATAAACAAAATCAACAACGTTCTTGGTGGTTAGTTCTTGCTGGCATAAGTTTTGGTGCATCTGCTGCTACTAAATGGAATGGCTTATGGTTTTTGTTAGGTGCGTATTTTATTTGGGTAGCAGCTTATATAATTCGGGGAATCCAGTCTTTTCCTGATACGCCAATTCTGCTCACATCTCCTGCAACATTCATCAGACAAACAAAAATATTTTTGAAGAATTGGTATCGCACATGGCTTGATATCAATAAAATATCCCCAGAGATTGCCCTTCAAACCCCACTACAAAATCTGACACAAATCAATATTTGGCAAATGCTATTTTATCTGGGAATTATCCCAGCTATAGTTTACAGCATCATCTGGATTCCTCATCTTCAGTTAGATAGAAGATATGGATTTATAGCAGTACACCAAAAAATTTTGAGTTTTCACCTCCAGATGGGTGGAAATACTGCCAATGTGCATCCTTATTGTGCTGCATGGTATAAATGGCCGTTAATGAATCGGCCGATTGCCTATTATTATCAGAGGGCTGAAAGTGTTAGTCAACCATTGTCTGCATTGCAGCCGCCTTTACCTACTGGAACAGGGAAAATTATTTATGATGTCCACGCAATGGGCAATCCCTTTTTGTGGTGGTTTGGTGTCGCCGCGCTTTTGTTTTTAGCCGCAATGATAGTATTACAAGTAGTAATTCCTTGGTGTCAACAAAAACATTTTTCTTTACCAGCAAATCTTGCAGTTCATACTTGGATTGCCCTATACTTAGTTTTAAATTATGCTGCCAACTTATTACCTTGGGTCAAAGTAACAAGGTGCGTTTTTATATACCACTATATGAGTGCTGTGGTATTTGTATTTTTAGCGATCGCTTGGTTTGTAGACCAGTGTCTTAGCAGTTATTACCGAGAAATTCGGGCAGTAGGTGTCACCATAACATTCCTGATTATTGCTGCATTCATTTTTTGGATGCCGCTATATTTGGGTTTACCTCTATCCCCAGAAGCTTACAAAATCCGAATGTGGTTCAACACTTGGATTTAA